The Polynucleobacter sp. TSB-Sco08W16 genome includes a region encoding these proteins:
- the glmS gene encoding glutamine--fructose-6-phosphate transaminase (isomerizing): protein MCGIVGAASHTNIVDVLVEGLRRLEYRGYDSCGFAVINGYDPQHPIERARTTARVSELAEQGKDFHGTLGIAHTRWATHGKPDTQNAHPHISNGLIAVVHNGIIENYEVLRAELKAAGYVFTSETDTEVIAHLIHQEYIGSNQKDIAKSVKAVLPKLHGAYAIGVIAQDSPQTLVGARVGSPLVVALGKQENFLASDALALAGRAHSMMYLEEGDVVILSADSIQVIDQSGKSVERDRKPMPAQADSVDLGPYQHYMQKEIFEQPRAIGDTLANIASFGPELFGANPDDWKAFDQILILACGTSYYSACVAKYWLEDIAGIPTQVEIASEYRYRTTVPNPKTLVVVVSQSGETADTLAALRHAKALGHQYTLAICNVASSAMVRETDWHFLTKAGAEIGVASTKAFTTQLLALYLLAISIAKRAGKVSAEKEKELLRELRHLPKALHAVLALEPQIIAWSDVFAKCENALFLGRGLHYPIALEGALKLKEISYIHAEAYPAGELKHGPLALVTDKMPVVTVAPKDDLLEKLKSNMQEVKARGGKLYVFADQDTEIVSSEGIHVIRLPEHYGNLSPILHVVPLQLLAYHTACARGTDVDKPRNLAKSVTVE from the coding sequence ATGTGCGGCATTGTTGGGGCAGCTTCTCATACAAACATTGTGGATGTTTTGGTTGAAGGTTTGCGCCGCTTAGAGTATCGCGGTTATGACTCTTGTGGATTCGCAGTAATAAACGGCTATGACCCTCAGCATCCGATTGAACGAGCTCGCACCACAGCTCGCGTCTCTGAGTTGGCCGAACAGGGTAAAGATTTTCATGGCACCTTAGGTATTGCGCATACCCGCTGGGCAACCCATGGTAAGCCTGATACTCAAAACGCACATCCCCATATTTCAAATGGCTTGATTGCTGTTGTCCACAACGGCATTATCGAAAACTATGAAGTACTTCGTGCAGAATTAAAAGCAGCTGGTTACGTTTTTACTTCTGAAACTGACACAGAGGTGATCGCTCACCTTATTCATCAGGAGTACATTGGTAGCAATCAAAAAGATATTGCGAAATCTGTAAAAGCAGTTTTACCAAAATTACATGGCGCCTATGCAATTGGTGTTATTGCGCAAGATAGCCCTCAAACTTTAGTGGGTGCACGCGTAGGTTCACCCCTAGTAGTCGCCCTTGGTAAGCAAGAAAATTTTCTAGCCTCAGACGCCTTAGCATTGGCAGGACGCGCGCACTCGATGATGTACTTGGAAGAGGGTGATGTTGTCATCCTGAGTGCGGATAGCATTCAAGTGATTGATCAGTCTGGCAAGTCAGTAGAGCGTGATCGTAAGCCAATGCCAGCACAGGCTGACTCTGTCGACCTTGGTCCATATCAGCATTACATGCAAAAAGAGATTTTTGAGCAACCTAGGGCTATTGGCGATACGCTCGCTAACATCGCCTCTTTTGGCCCAGAGTTATTTGGTGCCAATCCAGATGACTGGAAAGCATTCGACCAAATTTTGATTCTGGCATGTGGCACGAGCTACTATTCGGCCTGCGTTGCTAAGTATTGGTTAGAGGATATTGCTGGTATACCTACTCAGGTAGAAATTGCTAGCGAGTATCGTTATCGCACTACGGTGCCAAATCCAAAGACCTTAGTTGTTGTTGTTTCTCAATCAGGTGAAACGGCAGATACTTTAGCTGCCTTACGTCATGCCAAGGCCCTTGGCCATCAATACACTTTAGCAATTTGCAATGTGGCAAGTAGTGCCATGGTTCGTGAAACGGATTGGCACTTCTTAACTAAAGCTGGTGCTGAAATTGGCGTAGCTTCTACTAAGGCATTTACTACGCAATTACTGGCGCTATATCTATTGGCTATTTCTATCGCAAAGCGTGCAGGAAAAGTTTCTGCTGAAAAAGAAAAAGAGCTGCTTAGAGAGCTGCGTCATTTACCAAAGGCATTGCATGCAGTACTTGCGCTTGAGCCGCAAATTATTGCTTGGAGCGATGTATTTGCTAAGTGTGAAAATGCACTCTTTTTGGGGCGTGGCTTGCACTATCCCATTGCACTTGAGGGCGCCCTAAAGTTAAAAGAAATTTCTTATATTCATGCTGAAGCTTATCCCGCTGGCGAGTTAAAGCACGGACCTTTAGCCTTGGTTACTGACAAGATGCCAGTGGTCACTGTTGCGCCTAAGGACGACTTGTTAGAAAAACTGAAGTCAAATATGCAGGAAGTAAAAGCGCGTGGTGGCAAGTTATATGTCTTTGCTGATCAAGATACTGAAATCGTTAGCAGTGAAGGCATCCATGTGATTCGTTTACCAGAGCATTATGGCAATCTGTCACCCATCTTGCATGTTGTTCCCCTTCAGCTTCTGGCCTATCACACGGCTTGTGCGCGTGGCACTGACGTTGATAAGCCGCGTAACTTAGCAAAAAGCGTGACCGTCGAATAA
- the glmU gene encoding bifunctional UDP-N-acetylglucosamine diphosphorylase/glucosamine-1-phosphate N-acetyltransferase GlmU translates to MNIVILAAGQGKRMKSALPKVLQTLAGKPLLQHVLDTALSLQGKSTKNGPIVVVGHGAVDVKAFLVNATNEDAKFGKVSTVLQAQQKGTGHALLQALSKLDVHEPTLVLYGDVPLTTQKTLTKLAKLADGVRGKDSALALLTQNLSNPTGYGRIMRDADGSVKEIVEEKDATSSQKAIQEINTGIMVLPTNSLKKWLKGMRASNAQGEYYLTDVIAMAVKDGVPIRTTQADKEFETVGVNSRDQLAALERVHQLNIANQLMDAGVSLADPARIDIRGTLDCGTDVSIDVGCVFEGAVTLASGTKVGPYCVIRNSAIGKNVAIHAYSHLDGAKVGNESVIGPYARLRPGADLSNDVHIGNFVEVKNSKIAANSKANHLAYVGDSIVGSRVNIGAGTITCNYDGVNKHQTIIEDDVFIGSDTQLVAPVRVGRGATLGAGTTLTKDAPPHQLTVSRAKQISLQWQRPVKKVTTKKSAPKKAAMKKVAAKKTVKKAPNKVVRSKR, encoded by the coding sequence ATGAATATCGTCATATTGGCTGCTGGTCAAGGAAAGCGGATGAAATCCGCGTTGCCCAAGGTCCTGCAAACTTTAGCGGGTAAGCCCCTGTTGCAGCATGTCCTCGATACTGCTTTATCCCTTCAAGGAAAGTCCACTAAAAATGGGCCAATTGTGGTGGTTGGACATGGCGCTGTAGATGTCAAAGCATTCCTCGTAAACGCCACCAATGAAGATGCTAAGTTTGGCAAGGTCAGCACTGTTTTACAGGCTCAACAAAAGGGCACTGGCCATGCATTACTACAAGCCTTATCAAAACTGGATGTTCACGAGCCTACTTTAGTTTTATATGGCGACGTCCCGCTGACCACCCAAAAGACACTTACTAAATTAGCTAAATTGGCTGATGGCGTTCGTGGCAAAGATTCTGCACTTGCTCTTCTTACTCAAAACTTAAGCAATCCGACGGGTTATGGTCGTATCATGCGCGATGCTGATGGCTCTGTCAAAGAGATTGTTGAAGAGAAGGATGCAACATCTTCTCAAAAGGCAATCCAAGAAATTAATACCGGCATTATGGTATTGCCAACAAATTCCCTTAAGAAATGGCTCAAAGGAATGCGTGCAAGCAACGCTCAGGGCGAGTATTACTTAACTGATGTGATTGCAATGGCCGTGAAAGATGGCGTGCCGATTCGTACAACCCAAGCAGATAAAGAATTTGAAACTGTTGGAGTGAATAGTCGAGATCAGTTAGCCGCTCTAGAACGAGTTCATCAATTGAACATTGCCAATCAACTCATGGATGCGGGTGTATCACTTGCAGATCCTGCGCGTATTGATATACGTGGCACGCTGGACTGTGGCACGGATGTTTCTATTGATGTAGGTTGTGTATTTGAGGGTGCTGTAACCCTTGCATCGGGCACTAAGGTTGGCCCTTACTGTGTGATTCGTAACAGTGCTATCGGTAAAAATGTAGCTATTCATGCGTATAGTCATTTAGATGGCGCAAAAGTGGGTAACGAGTCAGTGATTGGTCCTTATGCTCGTTTACGCCCTGGCGCAGACTTATCAAACGATGTGCACATCGGCAATTTCGTTGAGGTGAAGAACAGCAAAATTGCTGCGAACAGCAAAGCAAATCACTTGGCATATGTTGGCGACTCTATTGTTGGATCAAGAGTCAATATTGGCGCTGGCACGATTACTTGTAATTACGATGGTGTAAATAAACACCAGACCATTATTGAGGATGATGTCTTCATTGGATCGGACACTCAATTAGTTGCTCCAGTGCGCGTTGGGCGTGGTGCGACATTGGGAGCCGGCACCACTCTTACCAAAGATGCGCCTCCACATCAGTTAACGGTATCAAGAGCCAAACAAATCTCTTTGCAATGGCAGCGTCCAGTAAAGAAAGTGACGACTAAAAAGTCTGCGCCCAAAAAAGCGGCTATGAAAAAAGTAGCAGCCAAAAAGACTGTCAAGAAAGCTCCTAATAAAGTGGTTAGGAGTAAAAGATAA
- a CDS encoding DUF6641 family protein, giving the protein MGTLDTLKLSTAKKPAQIPQVVFRRNKLSNKIWEQIQLAKSQLDGTSFTVKKFRTVKDKETGLKKSVEVNKRIREWWFKNEQGKLCVAIKYGTQIIELVKGKTSVECDSAQGLIKALELVKQAVEQGELDTQIATASGAVRKTFKR; this is encoded by the coding sequence ATGGGAACACTAGACACATTAAAACTGAGCACAGCAAAAAAACCAGCACAAATTCCGCAAGTCGTATTTCGTCGCAATAAGTTATCAAACAAAATATGGGAACAAATACAGCTAGCTAAATCGCAATTAGATGGCACTAGCTTTACGGTAAAGAAGTTTCGCACCGTAAAAGATAAGGAGACTGGACTTAAAAAGAGCGTGGAAGTGAATAAGCGTATTAGAGAGTGGTGGTTTAAGAATGAGCAAGGAAAGCTGTGCGTAGCAATTAAATATGGAACGCAGATTATTGAACTAGTTAAAGGTAAGACAAGCGTAGAGTGCGATAGCGCACAGGGTTTAATTAAAGCGTTAGAGCTTGTTAAACAAGCTGTAGAGCAAGGTGAGCTTGACACGCAAATAGCGACTGCAAGCGGTGCTGTGCGTAAAACATTTAAGAGGTGA
- a CDS encoding site-specific integrase has translation MSKQAKVLNQIELRRVMDYIATRKHASRNRAMLMMTHLAGLRVGEVAALRYRDVVAGDGKVRDEIRLLAEQTKGSEARTVFINERLRKELEQYVAFFRLCKLQDTNVKFFYSQKRDSDGFTANTLAQFFHYLYKKSGIDGASSHSGRRSFASKLSEQGVGIRVLMNILGHKNITTTIKYVDANVNMMKRAVELA, from the coding sequence ATGTCAAAGCAAGCAAAGGTATTAAATCAAATTGAGTTGCGTAGAGTGATGGATTACATAGCTACACGCAAACATGCATCACGCAATAGGGCGATGCTGATGATGACGCATTTAGCAGGTTTAAGGGTGGGGGAAGTTGCGGCACTACGCTATAGAGATGTAGTGGCAGGTGATGGCAAGGTAAGGGATGAGATACGCTTACTAGCAGAACAAACAAAAGGCAGTGAAGCAAGAACGGTTTTTATAAACGAACGCTTACGCAAAGAATTAGAGCAATATGTGGCATTTTTTCGGTTATGCAAACTACAAGACACCAATGTCAAATTCTTCTATAGCCAAAAGCGTGATAGCGATGGCTTTACTGCAAACACACTAGCGCAGTTCTTCCATTATCTTTACAAAAAATCTGGCATAGATGGCGCAAGCAGTCATAGCGGACGCAGAAGCTTTGCATCAAAATTGAGTGAGCAAGGTGTAGGTATTCGTGTGCTAATGAATATTTTGGGACACAAAAACATTACGACAACCATCAAATATGTGGATGCTAATGTGAATATGATGAAACGAGCTGTAGAACTTGCGTGA
- a CDS encoding site-specific integrase, translating into MSLLQQILHKQIDADAEKRIKLMDGKATLYKRSSSTQWQVRFKLANNKWHSQSTNTANLEEAKANAIYIYQTVQVKTEAGLAPSTKTFKQLAIDELANMAQALENKTGRRTYRDYTFAINKYLIPFFGNYTLDNITPELLSDFEGWRISEMGKVPMSSTKRNHASAYNRVINLARERGVIGFNRVIPMLDIKGEKSVPRPAFTDKELEELVSFLPAWVESSYTERTKQMRVLCGFYLQFLVHTGVRHGTEAMPLRWKNMQWHYIGEKKYLRIWVSGKTGPRFLIAKNEVIAILEGLMRWQDLPYTNLDEIIESKLDKLVFRILTGHTISNMENIFRNLMKFSELRQDSGGQVRTLYSLRHTYATQALAKGVDIHTLARQMGTSVLMLEKHYSKITPMLSAEKLA; encoded by the coding sequence ATGTCATTACTACAACAAATTCTTCACAAGCAAATAGATGCTGACGCTGAGAAGCGTATAAAGCTGATGGACGGCAAAGCCACGCTGTATAAGCGTTCTAGCTCGACGCAGTGGCAAGTGCGATTTAAGTTAGCAAACAACAAGTGGCACTCACAATCTACGAACACAGCAAACTTAGAAGAAGCAAAAGCAAACGCAATTTACATTTATCAAACCGTGCAAGTAAAAACAGAAGCAGGTTTGGCGCCAAGCACAAAAACATTTAAGCAGTTAGCAATAGATGAGTTAGCGAATATGGCGCAAGCTTTGGAAAACAAAACTGGCAGACGAACATATCGTGATTACACATTTGCGATCAATAAATATCTCATTCCGTTTTTTGGCAACTACACACTAGACAACATTACACCTGAGCTACTGAGTGATTTTGAAGGGTGGCGCATTAGCGAGATGGGCAAAGTGCCGATGTCAAGCACAAAGCGTAATCACGCAAGTGCATATAACCGTGTAATCAATTTAGCGCGAGAGCGTGGAGTAATTGGTTTTAATCGCGTCATACCTATGCTAGATATTAAAGGTGAAAAGAGTGTGCCCCGCCCAGCCTTTACTGATAAGGAGTTGGAGGAGTTGGTGTCATTCTTGCCTGCGTGGGTAGAGAGTTCTTACACAGAGCGAACAAAACAAATGCGTGTGCTGTGTGGATTTTATTTGCAGTTTCTAGTGCATACAGGTGTAAGACACGGCACAGAGGCAATGCCTTTGCGTTGGAAAAATATGCAATGGCATTACATAGGTGAAAAGAAATATTTGCGTATATGGGTAAGTGGCAAAACTGGTCCGCGCTTTTTGATTGCAAAAAATGAAGTGATTGCAATATTAGAAGGTTTAATGCGTTGGCAAGATTTACCTTATACAAATTTGGACGAAATTATTGAAAGCAAGTTAGACAAGTTGGTTTTTAGAATACTTACAGGACACACAATCAGTAATATGGAAAATATCTTTCGCAATCTAATGAAGTTTAGTGAGCTAAGACAAGATAGTGGAGGACAAGTGAGAACTTTATACAGCTTGCGACACACTTACGCTACGCAAGCGTTAGCTAAAGGAGTAGATATACACACGCTTGCAAGGCAAATGGGAACTAGCGTTTTAATGTTGGAAAAGCATTACAGCAAAATAACCCCAATGCTAAGCGCAGAGAAGTTGGCATAG
- the ttcA gene encoding tRNA 2-thiocytidine(32) synthetase TtcA, with product MGDIRKVVFEENKLEKKLCRLVGQAIGDFGMIEDGDKVMVCVSGGKDSYAMLDILMKLRERAPIHFEIVAVNLDQKQPNFPAEILPNYLKSLNIPFHIEEQDTYSIVKRVIPEGKTTCGLCSRLRRGILYRVADELGATKIALGHHRDDILETLMLNMFYAGKLKGMPPKLRSDDGKHIVIRPLAYVPEKLLERYAGDMNFPIIPCDLCGSQPNLQRQVMKEMLRDWEKKFPGRVENLFRSMHHIVPSHLMDGEAFDFQNLEISTELTGIAARSSGDKAIDETEMDELACGTLIQGTYKRTLS from the coding sequence ATGGGTGATATTCGCAAAGTCGTCTTTGAGGAAAATAAGCTAGAGAAGAAACTCTGTCGCTTAGTGGGGCAAGCTATTGGTGACTTTGGCATGATTGAAGATGGCGATAAGGTAATGGTGTGCGTATCGGGCGGTAAAGATAGCTACGCCATGCTCGATATCCTGATGAAGTTGCGCGAGCGCGCGCCAATTCATTTTGAAATTGTTGCAGTCAACTTAGATCAAAAGCAACCCAACTTTCCTGCAGAGATATTACCCAATTACCTTAAGAGCCTGAATATCCCTTTTCATATTGAAGAACAAGACACATATAGCATTGTGAAGAGAGTTATTCCAGAAGGTAAAACAACTTGCGGTTTATGTTCACGTTTGCGTCGCGGTATTTTGTATCGGGTTGCTGATGAGTTGGGTGCTACCAAGATTGCTTTAGGACATCATCGCGATGACATTCTAGAAACATTGATGCTCAATATGTTTTATGCGGGCAAGCTTAAAGGGATGCCGCCTAAGCTGCGCTCAGATGATGGCAAGCATATTGTGATTAGGCCGCTTGCTTACGTGCCAGAAAAATTATTAGAGCGTTACGCTGGTGATATGAACTTCCCAATCATTCCTTGTGATTTATGCGGCAGTCAGCCTAATTTGCAGCGCCAAGTAATGAAAGAGATGCTCCGGGATTGGGAAAAGAAGTTTCCTGGCCGAGTAGAGAATTTATTTCGCTCAATGCATCACATTGTTCCCTCCCATCTAATGGATGGCGAAGCTTTTGATTTCCAAAATTTAGAGATTTCTACCGAGTTAACTGGAATTGCTGCCAGATCTTCGGGCGATAAGGCAATCGATGAGACTGAAATGGACGAATTGGCTTGTGGAACCCTCATTCAAGGGACTTATAAGCGCACCTTGTCGTAA
- a CDS encoding dihydroneopterin aldolase: MHAILSHPALIDCRRLFLRDYEIYINIGVHDFEKKAEQRVILNVDLYIPLAVNTPANDQLDEVVDYDFMRETIKARASQGHIQLQETFCDDIVSAMLQHPKVLAARVSTAKPDVYPDCHSVGVEMFRMKSV, translated from the coding sequence ATGCACGCTATTCTTTCTCACCCCGCCCTCATTGATTGTCGCCGCTTATTTTTGCGTGACTATGAGATCTATATCAATATTGGAGTGCATGATTTTGAGAAGAAAGCAGAACAACGCGTCATTCTGAATGTAGATTTGTATATCCCACTGGCTGTGAATACGCCAGCAAACGATCAATTGGATGAAGTGGTTGATTACGACTTTATGCGTGAGACCATTAAGGCACGTGCTTCTCAAGGCCATATTCAGCTACAGGAAACCTTTTGTGACGATATCGTTTCGGCTATGTTGCAGCATCCCAAGGTATTGGCTGCACGAGTAAGCACTGCCAAGCCAGATGTTTATCCTGACTGTCACTCGGTGGGTGTTGAGATGTTTCGAATGAAGTCAGTTTAA
- a CDS encoding SDR family oxidoreductase, with product MNPSSTNPPSQQKAVLVTGAAKRLGREIALHFARQGWDVAVHYGRSEQEAQETLAQILGLGVKANAFQADLANEQAVKALFVDVSKQFPNLHCLVNSASIFEYDRANSASPLSTKSLQDHMQINLAAPILLSQLMFEYQKNNLTKSDVLPSVIQLLDQKLINLNPDYLSYTLSKAALATSVEVLAMDFAPILRVVGLAPGISLLSGDQTEDGFSKAHQMTPLGKSSTPIDIAKAAVFLADSNAITGTTLYVDGGQHLLPSSRDVMFKTN from the coding sequence TTGAACCCTAGTTCAACCAACCCGCCCTCGCAACAAAAAGCAGTTTTAGTGACTGGCGCCGCTAAGCGTCTGGGTCGAGAAATTGCCTTGCATTTTGCTCGTCAAGGGTGGGATGTGGCAGTTCATTATGGGCGATCTGAGCAAGAAGCCCAAGAAACGTTAGCGCAAATTCTTGGTCTTGGTGTGAAGGCTAATGCGTTTCAGGCTGATTTGGCGAATGAGCAAGCTGTTAAGGCACTCTTTGTGGACGTAAGCAAGCAGTTTCCCAATTTACATTGCTTAGTAAATAGCGCATCTATTTTTGAATATGATCGCGCAAATTCTGCTTCACCTCTGAGTACAAAAAGCTTGCAAGATCACATGCAAATAAATTTAGCTGCACCCATTTTGTTATCTCAGTTAATGTTTGAGTACCAAAAAAATAATCTCACTAAATCAGATGTTCTTCCATCGGTTATTCAACTCTTGGATCAAAAGCTCATCAATCTCAATCCAGATTATTTATCGTATACCTTATCTAAAGCCGCACTGGCAACTTCGGTTGAGGTGTTGGCGATGGATTTTGCTCCCATCCTTAGGGTGGTTGGGCTTGCGCCAGGAATTTCCCTGCTTTCCGGAGATCAAACAGAGGATGGTTTCTCTAAAGCCCATCAAATGACTCCGCTTGGTAAATCCTCTACGCCCATAGACATTGCTAAGGCGGCAGTATTTTTAGCAGACTCCAATGCCATTACCGGCACTACTCTCTATGTAGACGGCGGCCAACATTTATTGCCCTCATCACGTGATGTGATGTTTAAAACAAATTAG
- a CDS encoding class I SAM-dependent methyltransferase translates to MDITLTSLETEHSELLKAKIASQIASQGGWIPFSRYMDLALYEPGMGYYSAGAHKLGSGGDFTTAPELSPLFGAAICSTLIPILEGLQAQGLPTQILEFGAGTGKLASSILTRLQDLDFTLDCYDIVEISPDLAQRQQEHISKTIAHLHSQTQCHWLSELPKDFKGIILANEVLDAIPCDAIIYHNGFWHWHGVSFENNKLIWKTGDPVTQELLPESLIHGSFSDGYVTELHTPANAWIRQVASHLHSGLFLTFDYGFPENEYYHPQRLEGTLMAHHRHHAIQDPFHLPGLCDLTSHVEWSQIARNALAENVDDVYLTNQAAYLLDAGIGDIALEIGDPSNPEIFLPISNALQKLLSEAEMGELFKAFAFSKNLDQLLPGYVLEDLPGLRGRNRL, encoded by the coding sequence ATGGATATTACCTTGACCAGCCTTGAAACGGAGCACAGCGAGCTTCTGAAGGCCAAAATAGCCTCTCAAATAGCCTCTCAAGGCGGCTGGATCCCCTTTTCTCGTTATATGGATCTGGCCTTATACGAGCCTGGCATGGGCTACTACAGCGCCGGAGCCCATAAACTGGGCTCTGGGGGTGACTTCACTACCGCGCCTGAGCTGAGCCCTTTATTTGGGGCGGCTATCTGCTCCACCCTGATTCCCATCCTGGAGGGGCTCCAAGCGCAGGGACTACCCACCCAAATCCTTGAATTTGGAGCAGGCACTGGCAAATTAGCCTCCTCCATCTTGACCCGTCTACAGGATCTGGATTTCACACTCGATTGCTACGACATTGTGGAAATTTCGCCGGACTTGGCACAACGCCAACAAGAACACATTAGCAAAACGATTGCACATTTGCATAGCCAAACTCAATGTCATTGGTTAAGCGAGTTACCCAAGGATTTCAAAGGAATCATTTTGGCAAACGAAGTTCTCGATGCGATTCCTTGTGATGCCATCATTTATCACAATGGATTTTGGCATTGGCATGGGGTTTCTTTTGAGAACAATAAACTCATCTGGAAAACAGGTGACCCTGTCACGCAGGAGCTACTTCCCGAGAGCTTAATCCATGGAAGCTTCTCAGACGGCTATGTAACTGAATTACATACGCCCGCAAATGCATGGATACGTCAAGTTGCAAGCCATCTTCATAGCGGCTTGTTTTTAACGTTTGATTATGGCTTTCCAGAGAACGAGTACTACCATCCGCAAAGACTTGAGGGGACGTTAATGGCGCACCATCGTCATCATGCTATCCAAGATCCATTTCACCTCCCCGGTCTATGTGACTTAACTAGTCATGTGGAGTGGTCACAAATTGCTCGTAATGCTCTTGCTGAAAATGTGGATGATGTTTACCTGACAAACCAAGCCGCCTATTTGCTCGATGCAGGCATTGGTGATATCGCTCTTGAAATCGGCGATCCAAGCAATCCAGAAATTTTCTTGCCCATCTCAAATGCATTACAAAAGCTTTTGTCTGAAGCAGAGATGGGTGAATTATTTAAGGCGTTTGCATTCTCTAAAAACCTAGATCAGCTTTTGCCAGGATATGTGCTAGAGGATCTACCCGGACTTCGCGGTAGAAATCGACTGTAA
- a CDS encoding polynucleotide adenylyltransferase — MKIYAVGGAIRDALMGLPIHDIDYVVVGSSVEEMITKGFRPVGKDFPVFLHPETQAEYALARTERKTGKGYKGFHFYADPSVTLEQDLQRRDLTINAMAREVDSDGALVGSIIDPYNGQDDLAAKIFRHVSDAFAEDPLRLLRIARFAARFPAFKVADETMLALKAIVQSGELNALSAERIWQELARGLIASKPMHMLQILLDTGAARTILSPTVNTQLAQEEFREELITHLDSLGNSLDARCAIILMHVPAAEIRSWAEHVRMPIETRDFCEIFSELIAFLIKSKDAFRALDVLAWFNRADVWRKPARGQALLDLADKIGLKVTPLIQSMRDAQALNTAEIIAGVEAHDRSNGERIGSAFEVARLAAIASALDA; from the coding sequence ATGAAGATTTACGCTGTAGGCGGAGCCATTCGAGACGCCTTAATGGGTTTGCCAATCCACGATATTGACTATGTGGTGGTGGGCTCTAGCGTAGAGGAGATGATTACCAAAGGCTTTCGTCCAGTAGGAAAAGATTTCCCAGTCTTTTTACACCCAGAGACTCAGGCCGAATACGCTCTGGCTCGAACTGAACGTAAAACTGGTAAGGGATACAAGGGATTTCATTTTTATGCCGATCCATCAGTCACTTTGGAGCAAGACTTACAACGTCGTGACTTAACAATTAATGCAATGGCAAGAGAGGTGGATTCCGATGGAGCCTTGGTGGGGTCGATTATTGATCCGTACAACGGTCAAGACGATTTAGCTGCCAAGATATTTCGCCATGTATCGGATGCATTTGCAGAGGATCCTTTGCGCCTGTTGCGTATTGCTCGTTTTGCAGCACGTTTCCCCGCATTCAAAGTTGCTGACGAAACAATGCTTGCATTAAAGGCAATTGTTCAGTCGGGTGAGTTAAACGCGCTTTCAGCTGAGCGAATATGGCAAGAGTTAGCCAGAGGATTGATTGCTAGCAAGCCGATGCATATGCTTCAAATATTGTTAGATACTGGTGCAGCAAGAACAATTCTTTCGCCAACAGTCAATACACAACTTGCGCAAGAAGAATTTCGTGAAGAGTTAATTACCCATTTAGATTCACTGGGAAATAGTCTTGATGCGCGCTGCGCAATTATTTTGATGCATGTACCTGCAGCAGAAATTCGGTCATGGGCTGAGCATGTACGAATGCCTATTGAGACTCGCGACTTTTGTGAAATCTTTAGCGAACTGATTGCATTCTTGATTAAAAGTAAGGACGCCTTTCGGGCGCTTGATGTATTGGCTTGGTTTAATCGTGCTGATGTTTGGCGTAAGCCTGCTCGTGGTCAAGCACTTTTAGATCTTGCGGACAAAATTGGATTAAAAGTAACGCCACTCATTCAATCAATGCGCGATGCACAAGCGCTGAATACTGCCGAGATCATTGCTGGGGTTGAAGCACACGATCGCTCTAATGGCGAGCGTATTGGCAGTGCATTTGAAGTAGCCAGATTGGCTGCTATTGCCTCAGCTCTCGACGCTTAA